One region of Patescibacteria group bacterium genomic DNA includes:
- a CDS encoding O-antigen ligase family protein translates to MSQKVYLWILKTGVILSFLCVFFVFKNLLFPYITSKQIPFNILIEVLLVFWLAFIIKYPQWSPFKNWQRSWPFSAFKPKPVQPELAASGETAPKLRPPKKGVPIVAEPEPILLPQNLITLSTLAFFVIILISCFTGVDFHMSFWSNAERMLGVYHILHFFALYLIAITVFRDWLDWQIVFTALLVFAVGVAIGSFNGSVYSTLGNSLYAAVFMIFAFYFILLLFFHKEGNDGKKSYSSWKWFYFLAIPFLYIQFYKVNKAGDTIGLLMGAAAFILLFGAINKRRVIRVASWVLTLSVVGIIAFAFVYHTNPIITHNRFLSKFNTDRATFQTRLLSWEAGAKDFHNHWLLGTGFGNYAITFDRYFQAKFYNYAKTETYFDRAHNNIVDLTSTTGILGILAYLSIFAAVGIYLVRALRRGRIKPVEFCLIASLLVAYFVQNLDVFDSFVTYMCLLIVLGYIHWLSNTGQDRGNTRALLATGGPAGFVDREIFVLIGAGLIAAFLIYNFAVMPLRTFAGVIQGQMNFSQGDIATGVQLYRKALANNTPIDKDGRSMFLRAVADYAWNISKLPQAQAVDIIAFAVAEGEKNLAYNPRDSLMQMELARVNDVGFKVVSDPALRSAYAKAALEHIDKSIAASPERVPVYFIKAQMLIGQSQTDAGISALEYAKSIKTDFFDTDCQLAQAYLIKENQLRQAKAATSTINAAGDKGWSAMDICLDHNGAGNLAIADVIKMSIDHYIDSQDLDKVIQLYEQLVQYESNAQYYVALARLYQQKGAIDKAIAAAQQAEKIDPALKADADAYIKQLQNQQ, encoded by the coding sequence ATGTCTCAAAAAGTCTATCTCTGGATCCTGAAAACCGGAGTGATCCTTTCCTTCCTCTGCGTTTTTTTTGTTTTTAAAAATCTGCTTTTTCCTTACATCACCTCCAAGCAGATCCCTTTTAATATCTTGATCGAGGTGCTGCTGGTTTTCTGGCTGGCTTTTATCATCAAATATCCGCAATGGAGCCCGTTTAAAAATTGGCAACGCAGCTGGCCCTTTAGCGCCTTTAAGCCAAAACCTGTACAGCCTGAACTTGCCGCCTCCGGTGAAACAGCGCCAAAACTCCGCCCGCCCAAGAAAGGCGTCCCGATCGTTGCGGAGCCGGAGCCGATCCTGCTTCCGCAAAATCTGATCACTTTAAGCACCTTGGCTTTTTTTGTCATTATTCTCATCTCCTGTTTTACCGGCGTTGATTTTCACATGAGTTTCTGGAGCAATGCCGAAAGGATGCTCGGCGTTTATCACATTCTTCATTTTTTCGCGCTCTATCTGATCGCCATTACTGTTTTTCGCGATTGGCTGGATTGGCAAATCGTTTTCACCGCTTTGCTGGTCTTCGCGGTTGGAGTGGCAATCGGCAGTTTTAACGGCTCGGTTTACAGCACGCTCGGCAACAGCCTTTATGCCGCCGTCTTTATGATCTTCGCTTTCTACTTCATCTTGCTGTTGTTTTTTCATAAAGAGGGGAATGACGGCAAGAAGAGCTATTCTTCCTGGAAATGGTTTTATTTTTTAGCCATCCCTTTCCTTTATATCCAATTTTATAAAGTCAACAAGGCCGGCGATACGATCGGTTTATTGATGGGCGCGGCCGCCTTTATTCTTCTCTTCGGCGCTATCAATAAGCGGCGCGTCATCCGCGTCGCCAGCTGGGTTTTGACTTTATCCGTCGTCGGCATTATCGCTTTCGCTTTTGTTTATCATACCAATCCGATCATTACCCATAACCGATTTTTAAGTAAATTCAATACTGACCGCGCCACTTTCCAAACTCGTCTTCTTTCCTGGGAAGCGGGCGCCAAGGATTTTCACAATCACTGGCTCCTGGGCACGGGCTTTGGCAATTACGCCATTACTTTCGATCGTTATTTTCAGGCCAAATTCTATAACTATGCCAAAACGGAAACTTATTTCGATCGCGCCCACAACAATATCGTCGATCTTACTTCCACCACCGGTATTTTGGGCATCCTGGCCTATTTGTCCATTTTCGCGGCGGTAGGAATTTATTTGGTCCGCGCGCTCCGCCGCGGCCGGATCAAGCCGGTTGAATTTTGTCTGATCGCTTCGCTGTTGGTCGCTTATTTCGTGCAAAATTTGGATGTTTTCGATTCCTTCGTCACTTATATGTGCCTGTTGATCGTCTTAGGCTATATCCATTGGCTCTCGAACACTGGGCAAGACCGCGGCAACACCAGGGCGCTGCTCGCTACCGGCGGTCCGGCTGGTTTTGTTGACCGGGAAATTTTCGTTTTGATCGGCGCCGGTTTGATCGCCGCCTTCCTTATTTATAATTTTGCCGTCATGCCGCTGCGGACCTTTGCCGGAGTGATTCAGGGGCAAATGAATTTTAGCCAGGGCGATATCGCCACCGGCGTCCAACTTTACCGGAAGGCCCTGGCCAATAATACGCCGATCGATAAAGATGGCCGCTCGATGTTTTTGCGCGCCGTGGCCGACTACGCCTGGAATATTTCCAAATTGCCCCAGGCGCAAGCCGTTGATATCATCGCCTTCGCCGTCGCGGAAGGAGAAAAAAATCTCGCTTATAATCCCCGGGACAGCTTGATGCAGATGGAACTGGCCCGGGTCAATGACGTCGGTTTTAAAGTGGTCAGCGATCCGGCCTTGCGCTCAGCTTATGCTAAAGCTGCGCTCGAGCACATTGATAAATCGATCGCCGCCAGCCCGGAGCGCGTTCCGGTTTATTTCATCAAAGCGCAAATGCTGATCGGCCAAAGCCAGACCGACGCCGGCATCAGCGCTTTGGAATATGCCAAGTCGATCAAGACTGATTTTTTCGATACTGATTGCCAATTAGCCCAGGCTTATCTGATCAAAGAAAACCAGCTGCGGCAAGCCAAGGCGGCCACTTCCACGATCAACGCCGCGGGCGACAAGGGCTGGTCGGCAATGGATATTTGCCTGGATCATAACGGCGCCGGCAATTTGGCGATTGCCGATGTGATCAAAATGTCGATCGATCATTATATCGACAGCCAAGACCTGGACAAAGTTATCCAGCTTTACGAACAATTGGTGCAATACGAAAGCAACGCCCAGTATTATGTGGCCCTAGCCAGGCTTTACCAGCAGAAAGGGGCGATCGATAAAGCTATCGCGGCCGCGCAACAGGCTGAGAAGATCGATCCGGCCTTGAAAGCCGACGCTGATGCTTATATCAAACAGCTGCAGAACCAGCAATAA